Proteins found in one Microbacterium sp. LWS13-1.2 genomic segment:
- the ribH gene encoding 6,7-dimethyl-8-ribityllumazine synthase gives MSGKGAPLVTGAVDGTGIDVVVVAGTWHETITDGLIAGAERAVTAAGASHRIVRVPGSFELPVVAKAALDAGADAVVALGVIIRGGTPHFEFVSNAATDGLTRVALDTGKPVGFGVLTLDDEAQGIARAGLEGSVEDKGFEAADAAIRTALALRELRG, from the coding sequence ATGAGCGGCAAGGGCGCACCCCTGGTCACAGGAGCGGTCGACGGCACGGGAATCGATGTCGTCGTCGTCGCGGGAACGTGGCACGAGACGATCACCGACGGCCTCATCGCCGGCGCCGAACGCGCCGTGACGGCCGCCGGCGCCTCACATCGCATCGTGCGGGTGCCCGGCTCGTTCGAGCTGCCCGTCGTCGCGAAGGCGGCACTGGATGCCGGCGCCGACGCGGTCGTTGCGCTCGGCGTCATCATCCGCGGCGGGACGCCCCACTTCGAGTTCGTCTCGAACGCGGCGACGGACGGGCTCACGCGCGTGGCGCTCGACACGGGCAAGCCGGTCGGGTTTGGCGTGCTGACGCTCGACGACGAGGCGCAGGGCATCGCCCGTGCTGGCCTCGAGGGCTCGGTGGAGGACAAGGGCTTCGAGGCGGCGGATGCGGCGATCCGC
- the ribA gene encoding GTP cyclohydrolase II — MSLSTIPEAVEALRAGRPVIVADDENRENEGDVILSAQLATPEWVAWTVRWTSGFLCAPMPSDWADRLDLPPMVENNQDARGTAYTVSVDAADRISTGISAGDRAHTLNVLADPESTPTSVIRPGHILPLRAVDGGVRERAGHTEAAVELMKLAELAPVGVIGEVVSDDGSMMRLPGLQELGAEYDIPVITIELLIAYLDENAPCDPAIRGADKRRVSLRAEANVPTSHGAFRFLAYKDRVTGTDHIAVVSGELGDAPLVRVHSECLTGEAFGSLKCECGPQLEAALDAIEQDGGVVIYMRGHEGRGIGLINKLRAYSLQERGLDTVDANLALGLPADARDYAAAAGILSDLGVARVRLLTNNSDKVHQLRELGLDIVEQVPLLVGVGPNNHQYLATKRDRMGHLIAEADLADALAQMHEGAER, encoded by the coding sequence ATGAGCCTTTCCACGATCCCCGAGGCCGTCGAGGCGTTGCGCGCCGGCCGGCCGGTCATCGTCGCCGACGATGAGAATCGCGAGAACGAGGGCGACGTCATCCTGTCGGCCCAGCTCGCCACTCCCGAGTGGGTCGCCTGGACGGTCCGCTGGACGAGCGGATTCCTGTGCGCCCCTATGCCCTCGGATTGGGCAGACCGACTCGATCTGCCGCCGATGGTGGAGAACAACCAGGACGCGCGCGGCACCGCCTACACGGTGAGCGTCGACGCCGCCGACCGCATCTCGACCGGCATCAGCGCCGGCGACCGCGCCCACACGCTCAACGTGCTCGCCGACCCCGAGTCGACGCCGACCAGCGTCATCCGGCCCGGCCACATCCTGCCCCTGCGCGCCGTCGACGGCGGCGTGCGCGAGCGCGCCGGTCACACCGAGGCCGCGGTCGAGCTCATGAAGCTCGCTGAGCTCGCACCGGTGGGCGTCATCGGCGAGGTCGTCTCCGACGACGGCAGCATGATGCGGCTGCCGGGGCTCCAGGAGCTGGGCGCTGAGTACGACATCCCAGTCATCACGATCGAGCTCCTCATCGCCTACCTCGACGAGAACGCCCCCTGCGACCCGGCGATCCGGGGCGCCGACAAGCGCCGCGTCAGCCTGCGCGCCGAGGCGAACGTGCCCACCTCGCACGGGGCGTTCCGGTTCCTGGCGTACAAGGACCGCGTCACCGGCACCGACCACATCGCCGTCGTCTCGGGCGAGCTCGGCGATGCGCCGCTCGTGCGTGTGCACTCCGAGTGCCTGACCGGAGAGGCCTTCGGGTCGCTCAAGTGCGAGTGCGGCCCGCAGCTCGAGGCCGCGCTCGACGCCATCGAGCAGGACGGCGGCGTCGTGATCTACATGCGCGGTCACGAGGGCCGCGGCATCGGACTCATCAACAAGCTCCGCGCCTACTCGCTGCAGGAGCGCGGCCTCGACACGGTCGACGCCAACCTGGCGCTCGGCCTGCCCGCCGACGCGCGGGACTACGCGGCCGCCGCCGGCATCCTGTCGGATCTCGGCGTCGCGCGCGTGAGGCTGCTGACCAACAACTCCGACAAGGTGCACCAGCTACGCGAACTGGGTCTCGACATCGTCGAGCAGGTGCCGCTGCTGGTCGGCGTCGGTCCGAACAACCACCAGTACCTGGCGACGAAGCGCGACCGGATGGGTCACCTCATCGCGGAGGCAGACCTCGCCGACGCACTCGCACAGATGCACGAGGGAGCAGAACGATGA